A window of the Fusarium fujikuroi IMI 58289 draft genome, chromosome FFUJ_chr09 genome harbors these coding sequences:
- a CDS encoding related to RSN1 Overexpression rescues sro7/sop1 in NaCl — protein MDYTAHPHSRRQEEDPGKQLLDLLQEPFSQQLQAASVYSALATSIPVTIGIAIIFSILRPYHQAIYAPKLKHADEKHVPPPIGKAPWSWITTLWQTKEEQLVPLIGMDATVFLRFVRMCRNMFFTLCFTGVGILLPINYTRWLDYKGDKTANWVINITPLTVYAPAIWSQVIIAWCFNFIVMGFLWFNYRKVLQLRRKYFESEDYQKSLHSRTLMVFDIPKKGCSDEGIARIIDQIAPNSSFARTAVARNVKELPELIEQHDHAVRKLEKVLAKYLKDPKNVPAARPMCKPSKKDRSYGTYPRGQKVDAIEYHTQRIRDLEIQIKEVRATVDKRGSMPYGFASYADIAEAHGIAYACRKKKPVGATVRLAPRPNDIIWENMPLYSSTRGRRRWINNFWITLLTLIWIVPNLGIAIFLVNLQNLGKVWPAFRTELAQHPKVWGAIQGVLSPAIMSLIYLVLPMIFRRLSVKAGDQTKTGRERHVLAKLYFFFVFNNLLIFSIFSVIWSFVASVVRDTTGETKEDVWESIKKNDIASSMFIALCNNSPFWVTYLLQRQLGAAIDLAQLWPLVQAFFLKKFSSPTPRELIELTAPPPFEYASYYNYFLYYATVTMCLAGIQPLVLPATALYFLIDSWLKKYLLLYRFVTKTESGGMFWRVIFNRFIFATMLSDLVVMLTCWVRGNSGSHIEFYSLVPLPFILIIFKIYCNRAFNNKITYYSIVDVTKTPENGIDPKDNRMRSERLANRFGHPALYRPLITPMVHSSAQNLLPAIYKGRLSDGREVDSGDMMTVSGYSDMVSLDPMQKGRPGKSANNVPGFEFVSDSQMDFEYYKNRAEFAEDHGGGEIYGRPGEIARPGTPGSVDGSDFSRPGTPVGRTGSPFAGGAAQQQRLMSLASNTSGDTSYSAYRPGGAPNSGFTQQMTLGTEPPARGRSPLYSQNNGSSSGLGLISNAAAPAYSNLSTPGRMTPVQSPGPSVSAMGGGPQGYSGLAQNEEPSYDYFRGNNRARRNPGEGW, from the exons ATGGATTATACAGCCCACCCCCACAGTCGGCGGCAAGAAGAGGATCCTGGCAAGCAATTGCTCGATCTGCTTCAAGAACCCTTCAGTCAACAG CTCCAAGCTGCATCGGTGTATTCAGCTTTAGCTACGTCGATCCCCGTCACAATCGGCATTGCCATCATCTTTTCGATTCTACGACCATACCACCAGGCCATTTATGCCCCCAAGTTGAAACATGCCGACGAGAAGCACGTACCGCCCCCTATCGGAAAGGCCCCGTGGTCGTGGATCACGACATTATGGCAGACCAAAGAAGAGCAGCTTGTACCATTGATCGGTATGGACGCCACTGTCTTCCTGCGCTTCGTTCGCATGTGCCGCAATATGTTCTTTACCTTGTGTTTCACTGGTGTTGGTATCTTACTCCCAATCAACTATACTAGGTGGTTGGACTATAAGGGTGATAAAACAGCCAACTGGGTAATCAACATCACTCCCCTCACTGTATATGCTCCGGCAATCTGGTCCCAGGTTATTATTGCCTGGTGCTTCAATTTTATCGTCATGGGCTTCCTTTGGTTTAACTACAGAAAGGTTCTCCAACTCCGGCGCAAGTATTTTGAGAGCGAGGATTACCAGAAGAGTCTTCACTCTCGAACTCTAATG GTATTCGACATTCCCAAGAAGGGCTGTTCTGACGAGGGTATCGCAAGAATTATCGATCAGATTGCCCCCAACTCATCTTTTGCTCGAACCGCTGTTGCCCGAAATGTCAAGGAACTCCCTGAGCTTATCGAGCAGCACGACCACGCTGTTCGCAAACTTGAGAAGGTCTTGGCTAAGTACCTCAAGGACCCCAAGAACGTCCCAGCTGCTCGGCCCATGTGCAAGCCCTCTAAGAAGGACCGATCTTACGGAACTTATCCCCGAGGCCAAAAGGTCGATGCTATAGAATATCACACCCAGCGAATTCGTGATCTCGAGATTCAGATCAAAGAAGTACGCGCCACGGTAGACAAGCGAGGCTCGATGCCTTACGGTTTCGCCAGTTACGCGGATATCGCTGAGGCTCACGGTATTGCCTACGCTTGTCGTAAGAAGAAGCCTGTCGGTGCCACCGTCAGACTCGCACCCCGGCCCAATGATATCATCTGGGAGAACATGCCTCTCTACAGCAGCACTCGAGGACGAAGACGGTGGATCAATAACTTCTGGATCACTCTTCTGACTCTTATCTGGATCGTACCTAACCTTGGCATTGCCATCTTTCTCGTCAACTTGCAGAATCTGGGCAAGGTTTGGCCTGCTTTCAGAACCGAGCTCGCCCAACATCCCAAGGTGTGGGGTGCTATTCAGGGCGTTCTCTCCCCAGCGATCATGTCCCTGATATACCTCGTTCTCCCTATGATCTTTCGTCGCCTCTcagtcaaggctggtgacCAGACCAAGACTGGACGAGAAAGGCACGTTCTGGCCAAGctttacttcttcttcgtcttcaacaatcttcttatcttctccatcttcagtgTCATCTGGAGTTTCGTGGCCAGCGTTGTCAGGGATACGACTGGGGAGACCAAAGAGGATGTGTGGGAGtccatcaagaagaacgaCATTGCGTCTTCCATGTTCATAGCTTTGTGTAACAACAGCCCGTTCTGGGTGACATACTTGCTCCAGCGCCAACTCGGTGCGGCAATAGACCTTGCCCAACTCTGGCCGCTTGTGCAAGCGTTCTTTCTGAAGAAGTTCTCAAGCCCAACGCCCCGAGAGCTTATTGAGCTCACTGCCCCGCCACCTTTCGAGTACGCCAGTTACTACAACTACTTTCTTTACTACGCTACAGTCACCATGTGCTTAGCCGGTATCCAACCTCTGGTCCTGCCGGCAACAGCTCTGTACTTCCTCATTGACTCGTGGCTGAAGAAGTACCTTCTCCTCTACCGCTTCGTCACTAAGACTGAATCCGGTGGAATGTTCTGGCGAGTTATCTTCAATCGTTTCATCTTCGCAACCATGCTTTCCGACCTGGTCGTCATGTTGACTTGCTGGGTTCGCGGCAATTCGGGGTCGCATATCGAATTCTACAGTCTGGTACCGCTGCCATTCATCctgatcatcttcaagatttACTGCAACCGCGCCTTTAACAACAAGATCACCTACTACAGTATTGTGGACGTCACCAAGACACCCGAGAACGGCATCGACCCCAAGGATAACCGTATGCGTAGTGAGCGATTGGCGAATCGTTTTGGCCACCCTGCACTTTACCGACCTCTGATTACTCCCATGGTTCATTCGAGCGCACAGAACCTTTTGCCTGCTATCTACAAGGGTCGCCTGAGTGATGGCAGAGAAGTGGATTCGGGTGATATGATGACAGTCAGTGGTTACTCGGATATGGTTTCTCTCGATCCTATGCAGAAAGGACGACCAGGCAAGAGTGCCAACAACGTTCCCGGTTTCGAGTTCGTGTCAGACAGCCAGATGGACTTTGAGTATTACAAGAACCGAGCGGAGTTCGCAGAGGACCATGGTGGAGGCGAGATCTACGGCCGACCTGGAGAGATTGCTCGCCCTGGTACTCCTGGATCAGTCGATGGTAGCGATTTCTCACGACCGGGCACGCCTGTAGGCCGAACTGGTTCTCCCTTTGCAGGTGGAGCAGCTCAGCAGCAACGTCTCATGTCTCTTGCTAGCAACACAAGCGGCGACACTAGCTATTCAGCATACCGACCAGGTGGCGCGCCGAACAGCGGATTTACACAGCAAATGACTCTAGGCACAGAGCCCCCCGCCCGTGGCCGCAGTCCCTTGTACTCACAAAACAACGGAAGCTCATCGGGTCTCGGATTAATCTCGAATGCCGCGGCTCCCGCATACAGCAATCTCAGCACGCCAGGCCGCATGACGCCTGTGCAATCACCTGGGCCTTCAGTCAGCGCTATGGGCGGCGGTCCTCAAGGCTACAGCGGTCTTGCACAGAACGAGGAGCCTTCATACGATTACTTCCGCGGTAATAATCGCGCAAGGAGAAATCCCGGCGAGGGATGGTAG